Proteins found in one Blastopirellula marina genomic segment:
- a CDS encoding aldo/keto reductase, which produces CQQQGIAVTGYSPLGAPSYVPLGMASQDENLLDESTINAIAEAHGKSPGQIALKWNVQRGVAVIPKTSRVERLAENLALFDFELSDPQMEAIDQLDRHRRFNDPGHFCEAAFGAFYPIYD; this is translated from the coding sequence ATTGTCAGCAGCAGGGTATCGCGGTGACCGGCTACTCGCCGCTGGGAGCGCCTTCGTATGTGCCGCTCGGCATGGCGAGCCAAGACGAGAACCTGCTCGACGAATCGACGATTAACGCCATCGCCGAGGCGCATGGCAAGTCGCCGGGGCAGATCGCGCTGAAGTGGAACGTGCAGCGAGGCGTGGCGGTGATTCCGAAGACAAGCCGCGTCGAGCGATTGGCCGAGAACCTGGCGCTGTTCGACTTCGAGCTAAGCGATCCGCAAATGGAAGCGATCGATCAGCTCGATCGCCATCGCCGGTTTAATGATCCGGGGCACTTCTGCGAAGCGGCGTTTGGCGCCTTCTATCCCATCTATGATTAG